The nucleotide window GCGTCCCGACGTTCGCCTACGAGGGCTACGCCGCCCGCGGTGCAGTGCCACCGGCACAGCTCGAACGGCTCGTCGAGGGCTGAGTCATCGAACTCGTCGGGTGAGCACGAACACCAGCAGGGCCATCAGGAGCGAGCCGAGCAGCGATTCGATCCCGGCGAGCGCGCGGGCGAGCGGCCCGATCGGCTGGATGTCACCGTAGCCGAGCGTGGCGAACGTGACGACGCTGAAGTAGAGCCCGTTGTAGAACACGCGGGCCAACTGGAGCGGCGTGGCCGTGGCGACGTCGTGGATCGGGTGCTCGAACTCGTACGTGCCGGAGATCGTCTGCAGCCCGCCGGTCAACGGGTAGAGGATCGCCCACGCGACCATCACCATCGCCGAACTCGTCACCACGCGAGTCGGGCTGGTTCCGTAGCGCATCAGCCACCGCGAGCCTTCGAGCTTGAGCGCGTGGAGGAACTCGCCACGCGACCACGCGGCCCGCCGTCGCGTGCTCTTCTCGCCGAGATAACACTGCCGTGCGCGGCGCGGGAGGGCATCCCGCTCGAACAGTCGGCGCAGTTCGCGGTAGGTCCAGCTCGCGGCTTCGAGTCGCGCGATACGCGTCTTTCGTCCTTCGCCCCTCGTCCGCTTCTCGTAGACCACTCGATCGCCGAAGTCAGTGCCGCGATCGAGGCGCACGTCGGTGAAATCGACACGGTAGAGCTTCGTCCCGTCGAGGCTTCCCCCACGGAGATCGGCGTTGTCGAACAGCGCACCCTCGACGTCGGCATCGTCGAACCGTGCGCCGCGGGCATCGACCCGGTCGAACGTCGCTCGCCGACAGTCCGCACCGGTGAGATCCGCACCGCGGAGCGTCGCGCCTGTGAAGTCCGCCCCGACGAGGCTCCGATCGCACAGCCACGAGACGCCCGCGAGATCCGCTCCACGGAGGTCGGCACCGTCGAGGCGCTCGTCGGGGTTGGGTCGGTGTGCGTCGAGTTCTTTCCTGGATTTCGGTCCGGAGCGGTGCCAGAAGCAGTGCTCGTCGTTCTCGACCGGTCGCCAGCAGCACGCCGTCCCGCGGCCCGCGAGGAGCGCCACGTCCTCGACGTAGCCACATCGCGTCTCGACCATCACTCGAAAAGCGATCGAGGGTTCTTATAGGCCTTCTAGCCACCGGTCGGCAAGCCGATATGCTCGGCCACGGCGTTGCGGACGAGCAGGGCGACGAACAGCACGAGGCCGAGGGCTGCGATCGCGAGAACGGGATTCGAGAGCGTCATCGCCGTCGCACGCCGAAATCCGGTCGTGAGCCACGCGAACAGCACCTGCGAGGGGAGCAGCTCGCGGCCGGTGAGGACGAGCCCCGCGACACCGGCCGCGAACAGCCCGCTGCCGCCCGCGGAGTAGACGGCGAACTTCCCGGCACCCATACCGGCGATGCCGGCGGGAATCGAGATGATCG belongs to Halococcus qingdaonensis and includes:
- a CDS encoding pentapeptide repeat-containing protein codes for the protein MVETRCGYVEDVALLAGRGTACCWRPVENDEHCFWHRSGPKSRKELDAHRPNPDERLDGADLRGADLAGVSWLCDRSLVGADFTGATLRGADLTGADCRRATFDRVDARGARFDDADVEGALFDNADLRGGSLDGTKLYRVDFTDVRLDRGTDFGDRVVYEKRTRGEGRKTRIARLEAASWTYRELRRLFERDALPRRARQCYLGEKSTRRRAAWSRGEFLHALKLEGSRWLMRYGTSPTRVVTSSAMVMVAWAILYPLTGGLQTISGTYEFEHPIHDVATATPLQLARVFYNGLYFSVVTFATLGYGDIQPIGPLARALAGIESLLGSLLMALLVFVLTRRVR